One Rosa chinensis cultivar Old Blush chromosome 5, RchiOBHm-V2, whole genome shotgun sequence genomic region harbors:
- the LOC112204003 gene encoding uncharacterized protein LOC112204003 — protein sequence MADPLVVRCLYSGKGYMIPLNQCMSYSELYEDIFCTFQFLPSDVIELPYSVHGCEEVIDEDDYLGEAFRTEVHKTYLSDEWSSYIHHVGDKFHGAAELCEKLRQYAIVVGFEFVFLKNDLDLIHAICANVGTEGCDWHIRAFSSSTNGCLYITELNNIHTCKGVVRTQKHKLLGSKVVKTCIAADVSYNLSLKPREIMSKFKSTYGFDISYKVALKAKHRAKEAIYGSDADLFIKLSWYKETVLNSNQGSSFVLEVDPSTNRFQRLFVAYGGCVKASNSVCQCCMLMERLVKAFIRVRFFLQLEGMEIKCHTAIVYCSAIKTLLAPRRVITFISDRGTGLLSAFNKVFAGNPHLFCYKHLVANLAGKYKGNGNSVLIEDVKQNFFKVAYSSTQKEYRFNLWLLRAVGGADIIDPFLAEIPVENWCRAFYTSCRYEIMANGIAESFNSWIAIERLMPVYCMLDQTRIKQMEQMGERRDEAQRWTTELTPKMEERLKVQMEKSRHFSVHYSSPGVYEVRYDFSYVVNISDHSCSCVKWQINCFPCPHSLAAIQAASENVYDYIDKYFRVDMFKKSYSFPIRPITNVDMSSSEFSTECILPPLEKRPPERLRVKRFKSVGEVEKKLIRCGRCGKMGTHNKLSCTEPLIHQ from the exons ATGGCTGATCCTCTGGTTGTTAGGTGCCTTTACTCTGGCAAAGGTTATATGATTCCTTTGAATCAATGTATGAGCTACTCTGAGTTGTATGAAGACATTTTCTGTACATTCCAGTTTTTGCCAAGTGATGTTATTGAGCTTCCGTATTCAGTTCATGGTtgtgaa GAAGTTATTGATGAAGACGATTATTTGGGGGAAGCATTCAGGACTGAAGTTCACAAGACGTATTTGTCTGATGAGTGGAGTTCTTATATTCATCATGTCGGGGATAAGTTTCATGGTGCTGCCGAGCTCTGTGAGAAGCTCAGGCAGTATGCAATTGTAGTTGGTTTCGAGTTTGTATTCCTAAAAAATGATTTGGACCTTATTCATGCAATCTGTGCAAATGTTGGAACCGAAGGTTGTGATTGGCATATTCGCGCTTTTTCATCATCTACCAATGGTTGCCTTTATATAACAGAGTTGAATAATATTCACACTTGCAAGGGTGTAGTTAGGACTCAAAAGCACAAGCTTTTGGGATCCAAGGTTGTCAAGACTTGCATTGCTGCTGATGTTAGCTATAATCTTTCATTGAAGCCAAGGGAGATTATGAGCAAGTTCAAATCAACATATGGGTTTGATATTTCCTACAAGGTTgccttgaaagcaaagcataGGGCTAAGGAAGCGATTTATGGTTCTGATGCAGACTTGTTCATCAAGTTATCTTGGTATAAGGAAACTGTTTTGAATAGTAACCAGGGCtcttcttttgtgttggaagttgaCCCATCTACTAATCGTTTTCAGAGGCTTTTCGTAGCTTACGGAGGTTGTGTTAAGGCTTCCAATTCTGTTTGCCagtgttgtatgttgatggaACGTTTGGTAAAAGCATTTATAAGGGTCAGATTCTTTCTGCAACTGGAAGGAATGGAAATCAAG TGCCACACTGCGATAGTTTACTGCTCTGCAATAaaaacattattggccccca GAAGAGTCATCACATTTATTAGTGATCGGGGTACTGGATTGTTGAGTGCTTTCAATAAGGTATTTGCTGGTAATCCTCATCTGTTTTGTTACAAGCATTTGGTGGCGAACCTTGCCGGTAAATATAAGGGTAATGGTAATTCTGTCTTGATAGAAGATGTTAAGCAGAACTTTTTTAAGGTTGCATATTCCTCTACTCAGAAGGAATACCGTTTCAATTTGTGGTTGCTTAGAGCAGTTGGTGGTGCCGATATTATTGACCCTTTTCTTGCTGAAATCCCTGTGGAAAATTGGTGCCGTGCATTTTATACTAGCTGCCGatatgaaattatggctaatggGATTGCTGAATCATTTAACTCTTGGATTGCAATTGAGCGTTTGATGCCAGTTTATTGTATGCTGGACCAGACAAGAATAAAACAAATGGAGCAGATGGGTGAGAGGAGGGATGAGGCACAACGTTGGACCACAGaactaactcccaaaatggaGGAAAGGTTGAAGGTGCAGATGGAGAAATCTCGTCATTTCAGTGTCCATTATTCTAGCCCTGGAGTTTACGAGGTTCGATATGACTTTTCCTATGTAGTCAACATTTCTGATCATTCATGTTCATGTGTGAAATGGCAGATCAATTGTTTTCCTTGTCCTCACAGCCTTGCTGCAATACAAGCTGCCTCTGAAAATGTCTATGATTATATTGACAAGTACTTTCGTGTTGATATGTTCAAGAAGAGCTACAGTTTTCCTATCCGGCCGATAACCAATGTTGATATGTCTTCTTCTGAATTTTCTACTGAATGTATATTACCTCCCCTTGAGAAGAGGCCACCCGAGAGGCTTAgggtgaagcggttcaagtCAGTTGGAGAGGTTGAAAAGAAGCTGATTCGTTGTGGCCGTTGTGGCAAAATGGGCACTCATAACAAGTTGAGCTGCACTGAACCTCTCATTCATCAGTAG